The proteins below are encoded in one region of Flavobacteriales bacterium:
- a CDS encoding ATP-grasp domain-containing protein — MKKQLTIAVTGLNNIDSPGPGIPVIRALRDSEEFEVRIIGLSYETLEPGIYMHEMVDHVYQIPFPKSGTEVIFGRIAYINSLENIDVLIPNFDAELFNFIKLSDRMESELGIKTFLPTLEQFEARHKVNLEEFGEKHGMLVPKSKMIFSTAEIPKLAQDFTYPIVVKGQFYDAHIAYNQEQVATYFNKIAAKWGLPIVIQQFVYGTEVNIIALGDGEGNMIGAVPMRKQYITDKGKAWAGVSLDDEGLLSEAKSMIASSKWRGGMELEYIKTSDDEYYLLEINPRFPAWVYLANGCGQNLPEALVKMSLGEKVKPYDSYEVGKMFIRYSWDMIVDMKEFEEISTTGELGPKKRKAS; from the coding sequence ATGAAAAAGCAACTGACCATAGCCGTTACGGGGCTGAACAACATCGATAGTCCAGGACCGGGAATTCCCGTGATCAGGGCCTTGCGCGACAGCGAAGAATTCGAGGTTCGGATTATTGGTCTGAGCTACGAAACCCTTGAACCGGGCATTTACATGCACGAAATGGTGGATCATGTTTATCAGATTCCATTTCCGAAATCTGGAACAGAAGTGATCTTCGGACGAATCGCTTACATCAACTCATTAGAGAATATTGATGTGCTGATTCCAAACTTCGATGCAGAACTGTTCAACTTCATCAAGTTGTCAGATCGGATGGAAAGCGAATTGGGAATCAAAACCTTCCTTCCAACCTTAGAGCAATTTGAGGCGCGCCATAAGGTGAATCTCGAAGAGTTCGGAGAGAAGCATGGCATGCTTGTTCCGAAAAGCAAAATGATCTTTTCCACCGCGGAAATTCCAAAGTTGGCACAGGATTTTACCTATCCGATTGTAGTGAAAGGTCAGTTTTACGATGCCCATATTGCCTACAATCAAGAACAGGTGGCCACGTATTTCAACAAGATAGCTGCCAAGTGGGGACTGCCGATTGTCATTCAACAGTTCGTTTATGGAACAGAAGTGAACATCATTGCTCTTGGCGATGGCGAAGGCAATATGATAGGCGCGGTGCCCATGCGCAAGCAATACATTACTGACAAAGGCAAAGCTTGGGCAGGAGTGAGTTTGGATGATGAAGGCTTACTATCCGAAGCTAAATCGATGATAGCAAGTTCAAAATGGCGAGGCGGAATGGAGCTCGAGTACATCAAAACCAGCGATGATGAATATTACCTGCTCGAGATCAATCCACGATTCCCAGCATGGGTTTACCTCGCAAATGGTTGCGGTCAGAACCTTCCCGAAGCATTGGTAAAAATGTCATTAGGAGAAAAGGTGAAACCGTATGACAGTTACGAAGTCGGAAAAATGTTCATCCGCTATTCGTGGGACATGATCGTAGACATGAAGGAGTTCGAGGAGATTTCTACAACTGGAGAGCTTGGACCAAAGAAGCGAAAGGCTTCTTAG
- a CDS encoding transketolase: MPSTEELNRICSQTRRDIVRMVHAPASGHPGGSLGCVEFFVSLYYEIMKPNPSNFEMDGTGEDLFFLSNGHISPVWYSVLARYGYFPVKELSTFRFLNTRLQGHPTTHEGLPGIRMSSGSLGQGLSVAIGAAHAKKLNGESKLVYTLHGDGELQEGQIWEALMYASAKKVDNIIATVDVNGKQIDGSTDHVLNMGSLKAKFEAFGWKVFSCDGNNMDDLLKTMAECNAATGKGVPVINLMKTEMGMGVDYMMGTHKWHGVAPNDAQLEVALAQLEETLGDY; this comes from the coding sequence ATGCCATCTACTGAAGAACTGAATCGTATTTGTTCTCAAACACGAAGAGATATTGTCAGAATGGTTCATGCTCCGGCCTCTGGTCATCCTGGAGGTTCGTTGGGTTGCGTTGAATTCTTCGTGTCGCTGTATTACGAGATCATGAAGCCGAATCCATCCAATTTTGAAATGGATGGAACGGGCGAAGACCTATTCTTCCTTTCAAACGGTCATATTTCACCAGTTTGGTACAGCGTTTTAGCGCGCTACGGATATTTCCCTGTGAAAGAACTTTCCACATTTCGTTTTCTGAACACGCGTCTTCAAGGTCATCCAACCACACACGAAGGTTTGCCAGGTATACGAATGTCGTCCGGCTCGTTGGGTCAAGGACTTTCTGTGGCAATCGGTGCTGCACATGCCAAGAAACTCAATGGCGAATCCAAGTTGGTTTACACGCTTCATGGAGATGGCGAATTGCAAGAAGGTCAAATTTGGGAAGCGCTGATGTACGCTTCAGCCAAAAAGGTTGACAATATCATTGCTACGGTTGACGTTAATGGAAAGCAGATCGATGGCAGCACGGATCATGTCTTGAACATGGGAAGTTTGAAAGCGAAATTCGAAGCATTTGGCTGGAAGGTTTTCTCTTGCGATGGAAACAACATGGACGATCTGCTTAAAACAATGGCTGAATGTAACGCAGCTACTGGCAAAGGAGTTCCGGTTATCAATCTCATGAAAACTGAAATGGGTATGGGAGTTGATTACATGATGGGAACGCACAAGTGGCACGGAGTAGCACCAAATGATGCCCAACTGGAAGTGGCGCTGGCTCAACTGGAAGAAACACTGGGAGATTATTGA
- a CDS encoding four helix bundle protein — MKDFKKLIVWQRSMDVVDKVFDLIENMTRAEQWILSNQVGRCSVSIPSNIAEGAGRKTSKDFAHFLDIALGSSFELETQLLICQRRKSLAQTDLNGMIQEVLEIQKMIIGLQKAVRAKQD; from the coding sequence ATGAAAGATTTCAAGAAATTGATTGTTTGGCAAAGGTCAATGGATGTTGTGGATAAGGTTTTCGACCTGATTGAAAATATGACGCGAGCAGAACAATGGATTCTGTCAAACCAGGTCGGTCGTTGTTCCGTCTCCATTCCATCAAATATTGCGGAAGGTGCTGGAAGAAAGACAAGTAAGGATTTTGCCCACTTTTTAGACATTGCCTTAGGTTCAAGTTTTGAATTGGAAACGCAACTGCTTATTTGTCAAAGAAGAAAATCGCTCGCCCAAACAGACCTGAACGGAATGATACAGGAAGTATTGGAAATACAGAAAATGATAATTGGACTGCAAAAAGCAGTTCGCGCAAAACAAGATTAA
- a CDS encoding Na+:solute symporter, which yields MQLSTLDWSIIAAFFFVSLVIGILVSRKAGSSSAEFFLSGRNMPWWLLGVSMVATTFSADTPNLVTDIVRKNGVSGNWVWWAFLLTGMLTVFVYSKLWRRSGVLTDLEFYEIRYGGKSAAFLRGFRAIYLGVFFNVMIMATVCLAAIKIGGVMLGLTPAQTLLIASVVTVAYSSMGGLRGVLITDFFQFILAMIGTIWAAVVLLDLPQVGGLDALLAHEEVASLTNFLPDFSDTESLIPLLIIPLAVQWWSVWYPGSEPGGGGYIAQRMLAAKDEQNAMGATLFFNMAHYALRPWPWIIIALCSVVVFPTLDSIQNAFPNIDANIINDDLAYPAMLTLLPAGLLGLVIASLVAAFMSTISTHLNWGSSYVVNDFYQRFVKPEASQKELVMVGRISTVLLMVFAALMALLLTNALQAFNILMQIGAGTGLIFILRWFWWRINAWTEISGMVISFIVAIVLEIIAPELVPANFKLVVGVGITTVGWLAVTFLTQPETDETLRAFCVHVNPTVGWKNFRSSQAVVTGNLPLQIFGMFLGCVVVYTALFATGSFIYGNTIAGFSLGLSSALCLALLAKLWKKF from the coding sequence ATGCAACTATCCACCCTCGACTGGTCCATCATCGCGGCCTTCTTCTTCGTTTCGCTCGTAATTGGAATTCTTGTTTCGCGCAAAGCGGGTTCCAGTTCGGCTGAGTTTTTCCTATCGGGAAGAAATATGCCTTGGTGGCTTTTGGGCGTTTCGATGGTGGCAACCACATTTTCTGCCGATACACCCAACCTTGTAACTGATATTGTCCGAAAGAACGGTGTATCGGGCAACTGGGTCTGGTGGGCATTTCTTCTTACTGGAATGCTGACGGTTTTTGTTTATTCCAAACTCTGGCGCAGGTCGGGTGTGCTCACCGATCTGGAATTCTACGAAATACGCTATGGCGGAAAAAGCGCAGCGTTCCTTCGTGGTTTCCGAGCCATTTATCTAGGTGTGTTTTTCAACGTGATGATCATGGCCACGGTGTGTTTAGCGGCAATTAAAATTGGCGGGGTCATGCTTGGTCTTACGCCAGCACAGACCTTGCTTATTGCCAGTGTTGTTACTGTTGCATATAGCTCGATGGGTGGTTTGCGTGGTGTTCTCATCACCGATTTCTTTCAGTTTATTTTGGCCATGATCGGCACTATTTGGGCAGCAGTGGTTTTGCTTGACCTACCGCAAGTTGGCGGATTGGACGCGCTACTAGCACACGAAGAAGTGGCTTCGCTCACGAACTTCCTACCCGATTTTTCAGACACAGAAAGTCTTATTCCGCTACTGATCATTCCCCTTGCGGTGCAATGGTGGAGCGTGTGGTATCCTGGTTCTGAGCCTGGTGGCGGTGGCTATATCGCGCAGCGTATGTTGGCCGCAAAAGACGAACAGAATGCGATGGGCGCCACGCTATTTTTCAATATGGCGCATTATGCTTTGCGACCTTGGCCGTGGATCATCATTGCGCTTTGTTCTGTGGTGGTTTTTCCAACCTTGGATAGCATTCAAAACGCATTTCCCAACATCGATGCAAACATTATCAATGATGACCTTGCTTATCCTGCCATGCTAACGTTGCTGCCTGCCGGATTACTTGGCTTGGTGATCGCCTCGTTGGTTGCAGCTTTTATGAGTACCATTTCCACACATCTCAATTGGGGAAGTTCGTATGTGGTCAACGATTTTTATCAGCGCTTTGTAAAGCCAGAGGCTTCGCAAAAAGAACTTGTGATGGTAGGTAGAATTTCTACTGTACTGCTGATGGTTTTTGCTGCGCTGATGGCGCTGTTGCTGACCAATGCCTTGCAGGCCTTCAATATTCTGATGCAGATCGGTGCTGGAACAGGTTTGATCTTCATTCTCCGTTGGTTCTGGTGGCGCATCAATGCTTGGACAGAAATTAGTGGAATGGTCATTTCATTCATCGTGGCGATTGTACTCGAAATAATTGCTCCTGAACTCGTACCAGCGAATTTCAAATTGGTTGTAGGTGTAGGCATCACCACCGTTGGTTGGCTTGCCGTTACTTTTCTAACGCAACCCGAAACGGACGAAACGCTTCGTGCATTCTGTGTCCATGTCAATCCAACAGTTGGATGGAAAAATTTCCGATCTTCTCAAGCAGTAGTCACGGGAAATCTTCCTCTACAGATTTTCGGGATGTTCCTTGGTTGTGTGGTGGTTTACACCGCGCTTTTCGCCACGGGTTCGTTCATTTATGGCAACACAATCGCTGGTTTTTCCTTAGGTCTTTCCTCGGCCCTTTGCCTTGCGCTATTGGCTAAATTGTGGAAGAAGTTCTGA
- a CDS encoding helix-turn-helix transcriptional regulator: protein MKTEELFIRNMVSSRCILAVRQMLRSLDMEEVERISLGRAVVGYEDERQLAQFIDALPSIGFLLVEDDGQKQLEMIKAASIELFYHGNNANSLIRNSDHLSERTGMPYHQLSRIFSEQTGTTLEKYIILLKIERVKELLSYKDLTLSEISYQMGYSSVQYLSNQFKQVTDVTPKQFKDGQGGQRIPLDKLI from the coding sequence ATGAAAACGGAGGAGCTCTTCATCAGGAACATGGTCAGCAGTCGTTGCATTCTAGCCGTTAGGCAAATGTTGCGTTCGTTGGATATGGAAGAAGTGGAACGTATTTCGCTTGGCCGTGCAGTGGTAGGTTACGAAGATGAAAGACAATTGGCACAGTTCATCGATGCACTTCCATCCATTGGATTTCTATTGGTGGAAGACGATGGACAGAAACAACTGGAGATGATAAAAGCTGCTTCAATCGAGCTGTTCTATCATGGAAATAATGCCAATTCGCTTATCCGTAATTCAGATCACTTGAGCGAACGCACTGGAATGCCTTATCATCAACTTAGTCGCATTTTTTCTGAACAGACCGGCACAACGCTCGAGAAGTACATCATTCTACTTAAGATTGAGCGGGTAAAGGAACTCTTGAGTTACAAAGATTTAACGCTCAGTGAAATATCCTATCAAATGGGATACAGTAGTGTTCAGTATCTGAGTAATCAATTCAAGCAGGTTACCGATGTAACGCCTAAACAGTTCAAGGATGGACAAGGTGGTCAGCGTATTCCGCTGGACAAGCTCATTTAA
- a CDS encoding PqqD family protein gives MISLKKNIAISESGFVFNPTTGDSFSLNSVGTDILKLLKDGKGEKEVKTTVIDRYDVDEETFDKDYYDFLKMLGQYKLLDAS, from the coding sequence ATGATAAGCCTAAAGAAAAACATTGCAATCAGCGAGTCAGGGTTCGTTTTCAACCCTACCACTGGCGATTCGTTCTCCCTTAATTCTGTCGGAACCGACATTCTCAAATTGTTGAAAGACGGTAAGGGCGAAAAAGAGGTGAAAACTACCGTTATCGACAGGTATGACGTGGACGAAGAAACCTTTGACAAGGATTATTACGACTTCCTGAAAATGTTGGGCCAATACAAACTTCTTGACGCATCGTAA
- a CDS encoding penicillin acylase family protein: MLIRILLCLSFIGWLPVFSQTINPKDVTIIRDTFGVPHIYGKTDADAAYGLAYAHSEDNFADIQEAVMAGKGLLGSFKGKDGVLFDFGLQLLRVDSLVDATFERDLSPAFRAVLEGYAQGLNDYATAHPKEVLLKKAFPVTAKDLTKSSTLSVALMAGTGMALKAINENRIEEFFGSNEFFGTGSNAFAIDAKHMDDGNGYLLVNSHQPIEGRFAWYEAHMVSEEGWNMVGGTFAGGSTIFVGSNPKLGWAHTTNYHQFGDVYKLQINPENKDQYRYDGKWVNFRHDKVQLKVKVIGMVIPVSKKVKYSTYGPVWETKHGTFAFRFPGYMHIAAGQQWYEMNKAQNFDEFKTAIEKQSIPLFNIIYADAEGNIMMHSGGQVPDRDPKLNWSPPITSDNPAYKWTKLLDFDKIPNATNPDCGYVYNANNTPLHCTGESCNWDQMFPGVQTFEYNRGERFGYLFEQHGDAKYTEYDLTKIKYDAAYHPDGSYSTHFAEMYALDEAKYPDIADAIRSLKAWNWKGDDITDVHAGLAMVVHDNLMHELDGPFALLMIRKEHVSEEMAVEAIRKAKKFLIKTHGTIDVPLGELQRLVRGNKSFPAHGLREVPRATDTKLYDKKNGIYKVTGGDGYIQEVRFVNGKAEVKTVNAYGASSHPESKHYTDQMELFTNHEYKSMPLYRASVEKMAERTYHPGE, translated from the coding sequence ATGTTGATCAGAATTCTTCTTTGCCTTTCCTTCATTGGTTGGCTCCCTGTATTTTCTCAGACCATCAACCCCAAAGATGTTACCATTATCAGAGACACCTTTGGTGTTCCGCACATTTATGGCAAGACCGATGCAGATGCCGCTTACGGATTGGCCTACGCGCATTCTGAAGACAACTTTGCAGACATTCAGGAAGCAGTAATGGCCGGAAAAGGACTGTTGGGCAGTTTTAAAGGCAAAGACGGAGTGCTGTTCGATTTTGGCTTGCAATTGCTACGGGTAGATTCGTTGGTGGATGCCACATTTGAAAGAGACCTGTCGCCTGCTTTCCGTGCTGTGCTCGAAGGTTACGCGCAAGGATTGAACGACTATGCAACGGCACATCCTAAAGAAGTTCTGTTAAAAAAGGCATTTCCGGTAACAGCCAAAGACCTGACAAAAAGTTCAACATTAAGCGTGGCGCTGATGGCAGGAACTGGCATGGCACTAAAGGCGATAAACGAGAATCGTATTGAGGAATTTTTTGGTTCGAACGAATTCTTCGGCACGGGTTCCAACGCTTTTGCAATAGATGCAAAACACATGGATGATGGGAACGGATATCTGCTCGTCAACTCGCATCAGCCCATTGAAGGAAGATTTGCCTGGTACGAAGCACACATGGTAAGCGAAGAAGGTTGGAATATGGTTGGCGGAACATTTGCTGGAGGCTCCACCATTTTTGTGGGCTCGAACCCAAAATTGGGATGGGCGCACACAACCAATTACCATCAGTTTGGCGATGTGTACAAACTGCAGATCAATCCAGAAAACAAGGATCAATATCGATACGATGGTAAATGGGTCAACTTCAGACACGATAAAGTACAACTGAAGGTGAAAGTGATCGGAATGGTGATTCCCGTTTCCAAAAAAGTGAAATACAGTACTTACGGACCTGTTTGGGAAACGAAGCACGGCACGTTTGCCTTCCGTTTTCCTGGATATATGCACATAGCTGCTGGGCAACAGTGGTACGAAATGAACAAGGCGCAAAACTTCGATGAGTTCAAAACGGCCATAGAAAAGCAGTCGATTCCACTTTTCAATATCATTTACGCAGATGCAGAAGGAAACATCATGATGCACTCTGGTGGTCAGGTTCCAGACCGAGACCCGAAGCTGAATTGGTCACCTCCGATTACATCAGATAATCCTGCGTACAAATGGACCAAGCTGCTTGACTTTGATAAGATTCCAAATGCAACGAATCCGGATTGCGGATACGTATACAATGCAAATAATACTCCGCTGCATTGCACTGGTGAGAGTTGCAATTGGGATCAAATGTTTCCTGGGGTGCAGACCTTCGAGTATAATCGTGGCGAGCGATTCGGCTATTTGTTCGAACAACATGGCGATGCCAAATACACCGAGTACGATCTTACTAAGATCAAGTATGATGCAGCTTATCATCCCGATGGAAGTTACAGCACGCACTTTGCGGAAATGTATGCCCTTGACGAGGCAAAGTATCCAGACATTGCTGATGCCATCCGTTCGCTAAAAGCGTGGAATTGGAAAGGAGATGACATTACAGATGTGCATGCTGGATTGGCCATGGTGGTGCACGACAACTTGATGCATGAACTCGATGGCCCGTTTGCGCTGCTGATGATTCGGAAAGAACACGTTTCAGAAGAAATGGCTGTGGAAGCCATTCGAAAAGCCAAGAAATTTCTAATAAAAACGCACGGAACCATCGATGTGCCGCTTGGCGAACTTCAGCGTTTGGTGCGCGGAAACAAGAGTTTTCCGGCACACGGACTTCGCGAAGTGCCTCGTGCTACGGACACCAAATTATATGATAAGAAGAATGGGATTTACAAGGTAACTGGTGGTGATGGCTACATTCAAGAAGTGCGTTTCGTAAACGGAAAAGCAGAAGTGAAAACAGTCAACGCTTATGGTGCTTCAAGTCATCCAGAAAGCAAACACTATACTGATCAGATGGAACTGTTCACCAATCATGAATACAAATCCATGCCATTGTATAGAGCGTCAGTCGAGAAGATGGCAGAACGAACCTACCATCCTGGAGAATAA
- a CDS encoding response regulator transcription factor — translation MNKRILLVEDEESLQDIIKLNLELEGYEVSAVSNGKIALEEFARKRFDLVILDVMLPEVDGFTICQTIRLENTKVPILFLTAKSSVEDRVFGLKIGGDDYLTKPFNLDEFLLRVQALLKRGGNDLDRSVSSFQFGSCSIDFGSYTITDKDGNDHPLSKREMKLLRLFVERRNEVLSRETILETVWGYDAFPSTRTIDNYILAFRKYFEADPKYPKHFLSVRSVGYKFVA, via the coding sequence ATGAACAAACGCATTCTTCTGGTAGAGGACGAAGAAAGCCTCCAAGACATCATCAAGCTGAACTTGGAGTTGGAGGGCTACGAAGTATCGGCTGTTTCCAACGGCAAGATTGCATTGGAAGAGTTTGCCCGAAAACGATTTGATCTGGTGATTTTGGACGTGATGTTGCCCGAAGTGGACGGATTCACTATTTGTCAGACCATCAGGCTGGAAAACACGAAGGTTCCGATACTCTTCTTAACGGCAAAAAGTTCGGTGGAAGATCGCGTATTCGGCCTCAAGATCGGTGGCGATGACTACCTCACAAAACCCTTCAATCTGGATGAGTTCCTGTTGCGTGTTCAAGCATTGCTGAAACGCGGTGGAAATGATCTGGACCGTTCGGTCAGTTCCTTCCAATTTGGGAGCTGCAGCATCGATTTCGGTTCTTATACCATTACGGATAAAGACGGGAACGATCATCCGCTCTCGAAACGTGAAATGAAACTCCTTCGTCTTTTTGTTGAACGCAGAAACGAGGTGCTTTCTCGCGAGACGATCTTAGAAACTGTTTGGGGTTATGATGCGTTTCCATCCACGCGCACCATCGATAATTATATCCTCGCCTTCCGAAAGTACTTTGAGGCAGACCCGAAATATCCGAAGCACTTTCTCTCGGTTCGGAGCGTAGGCTACAAGTTTGTAGCTTAG
- a CDS encoding VWA domain-containing protein produces the protein MRKHISVLMLGLGLLLIASSNSLAQEKEKPLNRILFVFDGSQSMFGHWESGMKIDIAKQLLNELLDSLKNVDNLELALRAYGHQSPFISSTQRDCKDTKLEVPFNGGGAWEIKKALERIQPKGTTPIAYSLEQSAKDFPPCSNCRNMIILITDGIEECAGDPCAVSLALQSKGIVLKPFVIGIGLDLELVDRFKCIGNYFNAQNERSFKDILNVVISQALNPTSVQVNLLDSNGEPTETDLNMTFYDLHSGKMIYNLIHTMNHRGVPDTLSIDPLASYRMKVHTIPSVTKDSIELIPGIHNVIALDAPQGDLVVKVQGKHDYENLQAIVRQKDDMNTLNIQRIDDKQRYLVGTYDLEILTLPRMYVPGVNVGQSHTTTVEIPQPGMAHIMRKTKGVGDVFLKEGTGLTWLYSLDPELTTESIPLQPGSYKVVFRPTGSKRAFYTTEQDFTIFSGKSQLVELR, from the coding sequence TTGAGGAAACATATTTCTGTTCTGATGTTAGGTCTTGGGTTGCTACTCATAGCTAGCTCCAATTCGCTTGCGCAGGAAAAAGAGAAGCCACTCAACCGAATTTTATTTGTTTTTGATGGTTCCCAAAGCATGTTTGGCCATTGGGAAAGTGGGATGAAAATTGACATTGCCAAGCAACTTCTGAACGAGCTGTTGGACAGCTTGAAAAATGTTGATAATCTGGAGCTTGCGCTTCGTGCTTATGGACATCAAAGTCCATTCATTTCAAGCACCCAGCGCGATTGTAAGGACACAAAATTGGAAGTGCCGTTCAATGGTGGAGGTGCTTGGGAGATCAAAAAAGCCTTAGAAAGAATTCAGCCGAAAGGCACCACGCCAATTGCGTACAGTTTAGAACAATCTGCCAAGGATTTCCCGCCATGTAGCAACTGCCGCAACATGATCATTTTGATCACTGATGGCATTGAGGAATGTGCTGGCGACCCATGCGCTGTATCATTGGCACTCCAATCCAAAGGTATTGTGCTGAAACCATTCGTGATCGGTATTGGGCTTGACCTTGAACTCGTTGATCGATTCAAGTGCATCGGCAATTACTTTAATGCACAGAACGAACGCTCGTTCAAAGACATTCTGAACGTGGTTATCTCGCAGGCGTTGAACCCAACATCGGTACAAGTAAACCTACTTGATTCGAACGGAGAACCAACAGAAACGGATTTGAACATGACGTTCTACGATCTGCATTCGGGCAAAATGATCTACAACCTTATTCACACAATGAACCACAGAGGAGTTCCAGATACTTTGAGTATCGATCCGCTTGCTTCATATCGTATGAAAGTTCACACAATTCCTTCTGTTACCAAAGACAGTATTGAGTTGATTCCTGGCATTCATAACGTCATTGCATTGGATGCTCCACAAGGAGATCTGGTCGTTAAAGTACAAGGCAAGCACGATTATGAGAATCTACAGGCCATTGTGCGGCAAAAAGATGACATGAATACCTTGAATATTCAGCGCATTGATGACAAGCAACGCTACTTGGTTGGAACTTATGATCTGGAAATACTCACACTTCCAAGAATGTACGTTCCGGGTGTGAATGTGGGACAAAGCCACACAACAACCGTAGAAATTCCTCAACCTGGAATGGCGCACATCATGCGAAAAACGAAAGGCGTAGGCGATGTGTTTTTGAAAGAAGGTACGGGTCTAACCTGGCTTTATTCGCTTGATCCTGAATTAACTACAGAAAGCATTCCGTTACAGCCGGGAAGCTATAAAGTGGTTTTCAGACCAACAGGATCAAAGCGCGCTTTTTATACGACTGAACAGGATTTCACAATTTTCTCTGGCAAATCTCAACTTGTAGAACTACGATAA